DNA sequence from the Dunckerocampus dactyliophorus isolate RoL2022-P2 chromosome 4, RoL_Ddac_1.1, whole genome shotgun sequence genome:
GCATGTAGTAGGTCACATGTTGCAGGCAGAGTGTTGCAGGTGCTGTGTGTCGCAGGTCATGTGTGTTGGAGGCCGTTCATGTAGTACGTAACGTGTCGCAGTCCTTCGGTGTAGTAAGTAACGCGTCACAAGTTGTGCATGTAGTAAATAACGCGTCACAGGTCATGCATGTAGTAAGTAACATGTCACAGGTCCTCAGTGTAGTAAGTAACGTGTCACAGGTCGTGCATGTAGTAAGTAACGTGTCACAGGTCGTGCATGTAGTAACGCGTTGCCGCTTGCAGGTGTCATCAACAAGAAGCAGCTGCAGATCTTCAACCTGACCTCGCTCACCAAGTCGGAGGACGTGCTGTCGGCCACGTTACACTACTACATCGGGGACCTCCAGAACATCAGCCAGACCTGTTCCAGGTCCCAAGGATGCGCCCGCCACGGCCCCCGCCGGCACAGCCACGTGCACGTGGTCATCTGGAGCTTTGCCCCCGAGGGGGACAGGATGAGGACTCTGGGCCAGTTCCGCATCAATGCGTCCACGCACTACAGGGACTTCATCTCCTGGCAGTGGAAGGACGTGACTCGCGTGGTCAACCAGGCCAAGCAGCACCACCAGCTCCTCATCGGCATCGAGGTGGCCTCGAGGGGGTCCCGACCCTGGAAGGAGCTCCTGGCGGACCGCTCACCCTACATCCTGGTCTACGCCAACGACTCGGCCATCTCTGAGCCAGAGAGCGTGGTTGCCGCCCTCAGGAGGCAGCCCCCGTCTGGAGACGAGGGCTCCGTTTTGAACAAAGTGGGCCTCAGGGGGCGAAATGGCACCgatcaacaacaacagcaacaaaaacagcaacaacggTCCAGACACAAGCGCTCCGTGAACGTTCTGCTCCCTCTGCAGAACAACGAGCTGCCGGGACCCGAGTACCCGTACGAGACCGCCGGCTGGGACGAGACCAGCCCGTACGAGCCTTTGGAAAGCAAGCAGGCCCGGCGGCCTCGCAAAAAGACCCGCAAGAACCAGCGGCACAAGATGCCCCTGCTGCAGTTTGACGAGCACACCATCAAGAAGGCCCGGAAGAAGCAGTGGAACCAGCCCAGGAACTGCGCACGCCGTTACCTGAAGGTGGACTTTGCCGACATCGGCTGGAGCGAGTGGATTATATCACCAAAGTCTTTTGACGCCTTCTACTGCTCGGGGTCCTGCCAGTTCcccatggccaaggtaagaccCCTGGACCAACTGGAACTCATCCAGACAGGTCTTCTGGTCTGGAGTTACACTTTCACTTTGTAGACTTCCAAGTAACTCGTATTGAACATCTAAAATGGCCCAAAATaattgcacacacaaacaaacatatacagaccctttccaaaaaatgagagtcatggaaaagttgtttaatttccataattccattcaaaaagttaaactttcatagattatagattcagggcccacaatttaaacgatttcaagtatttatttgtttatttttacataatttgggcttccagctcattaaacccaccaaaacaggaattcaaaaaattagaatactgtgaagaaatcaccatttacttctcagtttttgcaggaaaaaaaagaaagaaattaggatcacatcaaatcaatcaaaatatggtactttcaaaacgatatgtcaatcttcaatacttggttgggaatccctttgccttaatcactgcctcgatgccacgtggcattgaagcaatcagcctgtggcattgcctgggagttatggaagcccagatttccttgatgcttgctgtcagctcttctttgttgttgggtctggtgcccctcatgttcctcttgagaataccccatagattctcaatggggtttaggtccgctgagttggctggccagtcaagcactgtgatggcatgggcatcaaaccaggttttggtgcttctggcggtatgggcaggggccaggtcctgctggaagatgaaatctgcatctccatacagatcctcagcagaaggaatcatgaagtcctctaaaacattctggtagactgttgcggtgaccttggatttaagaaagcagagtttaccaacacctgcaccggacattgcaccccaaatcatgacggactgtggatatttcacactggacctcaggcagcttgggttctgctcctcacccgtcttcctccaaacccttggaccttgattcccaaatgaaaggcacgctttactttcatgggaaaagaggaccttggaccactggccaacagtccagtccttcttctccttggcccagtggagacgcttcctacgttggctcaggttcacaagtggcttgacccgaggaacccgacagttgtagcccatctcccggatgcgtctgaatgcctcattccactctttctggatctctgccagattcttgaatcttccctgtttgataatccgctgaagcccacggtcatctcctttgctggtgcatcttctcctgccacattttgcccttcctctagactttccattgatatgcttggacacagcactctgtgaacaaccagcctccttagctatgaacttttgtggcttacccatcctatggagggtatcaatgatggtcttctggccagttgtcatgtctgcagtcttccccatattgaacccaactgagacaattgaaccaaactgaagcaatttaatgacacctggggaagcctgtgcaggtgactttagtagatgattagtgtgtgacactcagtttaaaacattcatgccctgcaaaatttgggctgatttcttcacagtattctaatttttggaattcctgttgtcgtgggtttaatgagctggaagcccaaattatgtaaaaataaacaaataaatacttgaaattgtttaaattgtgggcccatatatatatatatataattattttttacatttttaaaattaatttcaaaatgtttttttaaataagacaatgtagatatatatatacgttATGCATCATGATGCATCACATCATGCTGCGTGCAACATGATGTATGCATCATGCTAAAACTAATCCAATGtagatacattttatttttatttatttatttaaaataaatgttttaaaataaaattccaaaataatttatatatatatatatatatatatatgttatttaaaaaatgaatttaaatgttttaatttttctgTGCCCTTGGTAGAAAAGTTTTAGACCATGTAGACAATGTACACAGTCTACATtgtcttatttaaaaaaaaaaatacattttgaaattaataaaaaaatgtaaaaaattaatgcgtaaatatatatatatatatatattttttttaattaaatgcaggctaaattaaatgtataatataatgtaaaaattaaagggaccattttgatacattttgtgcatggCTGTAAGGTGCGGAAATGCTACCACCACCTCACACACCACCTTTAATGCCGGATGTAcctctaatatactgtatttcctgaCATTTATACTTACTGTATccttcacacacacaggcgTCTTCCAGCCTGCCTGCAGTCTTCCCGCCTCCCATCACACATGCTAATGTAGCTAATGCCAAGCGACGCCAACGTATCCTGACAGGAACACAGACAACatcagacaaaaacaacatattgtCGTCGTCCTTGCGGGGTAAAGTTTGGTTTTGACCGACCGATGTCACCAAAGCGACCGGATTAGCACCAAAATGTAACGGGTGGGTTCCTCCTTCAGCACCTTCATCTGGCCTCGGTTAAGTTTCATAGCTAAGTTCCAAAAAGAATGAACACAAAGTCTTGTCATGGGGAAAGGAGTCCCTCTAGTGGTCAAACTGCAGATGACAGCATGTTTCCTGAAATGATGTGCGCGATGCTGTTCACAGCCGCTAGGGGGCAGAATTAAACGGCTGTGATGCATTTGCTCAAAAttaaatgatatatttattgtgtattatatttgatatatatattatatatatcaaaatatatatatttactcaTAAATTAtgcattatatatattaatagttatatgtgaaacatttataattattttaaaacagGAAATTGTTCAACTGTcattgtgaattatttttttaataaaatctcAATGTacgcataataataatatatattatctttttttttttacatgtattcaCCTAATTTAGAGTGCAACAGTATACTTTCCAATCAGTTTTGTTAGGATGCTGTGGTTTAATCAACTACTACTACAAAAAAAGTTACTTATTAAAAAGTAATCATTGTTCCCATAGTAAACCatggaaatagaaatgatcCGTACCAGGGCCAAACTGTGGCTTTTATTATATGACTGTtgattttatttagtttattatataattataaaatatatagtaatatttattcatgtataatatgtatactagtgaaaatatgtatttctgcatgatatataaataaaaataaataaacaaattataaattaaattaaaaatgaaaaatattaaaCCATACATAGTATTATGTTGTTAATGGTTAAtttataacataaaataaaaataatatatatatttttataatagaTTATGTTGTTAATAGATCATGTCCATcctctatgtcgcttatcctca
Encoded proteins:
- the bmp3 gene encoding bone morphogenetic protein 3: MALLVLLSVWTCAARLGFCAMLRAEVDVTHAGGRRQLDPGDRDRLAQDTVTEHMHMLYDKYNTAGFAFKDGNTVRSFKAHWGVINKKQLQIFNLTSLTKSEDVLSATLHYYIGDLQNISQTCSRSQGCARHGPRRHSHVHVVIWSFAPEGDRMRTLGQFRINASTHYRDFISWQWKDVTRVVNQAKQHHQLLIGIEVASRGSRPWKELLADRSPYILVYANDSAISEPESVVAALRRQPPSGDEGSVLNKVGLRGRNGTDQQQQQQKQQQRSRHKRSVNVLLPLQNNELPGPEYPYETAGWDETSPYEPLESKQARRPRKKTRKNQRHKMPLLQFDEHTIKKARKKQWNQPRNCARRYLKVDFADIGWSEWIISPKSFDAFYCSGSCQFPMAKALKPSNHATIQSIVRAVGVVPGIPEPCCVPEKMSSLSILFFDEDKNVVLKVYPNMTVDSCACR